CTTTCAGTCTTTTAATAGTTGGGATCCCGCAATTTTAATAAACTATATCTTAACAAATTTAGGATAGTATTGTAACAAACATTAATATGGCATAACAATATAGAAATATGTCACAATATAATGAAATTGCTGAAGCTAGCTACGTGCACATCCAATGAAAGGATGAGTTATCTCTATGATGAAGTAGTTCTGTTCAGCTTGGATTAGTTGCCAAGGTCTTAGGTTAAGCTGAAAGACTTCGGTCTTGTAGGTTGGCTGCTTTTGCTTTGTTTCTCCAAGTTCTTATGTCGATTTTGAAGAATTTTTAAAGACATATAAGTTGGCATATGAATAATGAGCTAAATAAATCGGGTCGCACCATATTACACTAGCTGTTATTATAACAATTTTAAATCAATGTAACAATACGATCcatattattgaaaaatttaaattattctaatttttttagaCAAATAATTCTAAGTTATTCCCTCACATGCCAATTAATTTAGAGTGTTCAATAATCCACAGATTTATGATTTATTCATGAATTATTTGGGACTTATTGTATGAAAAATCACGGATTATTATAGGGTGATCTCATATCCGTTGGTGATGTAAATGTTGGTGGTGTTTGTCATTATCGttccctgattttttttttccccctttttcatGTTTGTttgaataaatatataagcatgtcAGCATCCTTTCAATCTTTCAGCTCTCCAAATTATTTCTAAACTTCTCGGCAATCCGGAATTTTTTCTCTACCTGAACAGTACCTGTTGTGGATCCTGTGACTATGGTTAATCCACCTAAGAATAAcagaaaaaaaatctatctaaATTTTGTGTCAAGGTTTCAACACCAATATTGCCCTTAAGCAATCTAAATTGAGGCAAACTATTTATCACCATTCATCGGCAAAAGGAAACTCGCACCACATGTAAAGCACCTATAAGAGAACTGATGATTGCTTAATCATCATCATATGGAAGATCTAAATAAGCTTCATGCTATTAGGATCTAGTCCCTTTTCTTATGTATATTTCtgcagcagttgatgttgttGCTATTACTGTAGCAAAGCTTGTGCAACTGCTCAAAAGCACAGCTCACTAAGTCTGCCTCCATCTTTATGTAAGTTCTCCATGTCACAACAGCCTCGGAGGAGCATGCAAGCACAATCAAAACATTGAAGGTTAATTGTTCTCTCAGAAGAATGTGGGAGAGAACTGAATCCTTCACAGCTTTGACTCTACTTAATTAGAATGCAGGGAGCTTAAGAGGAAAAAATGCACATAGAAAGAAAATAACAGGAACAATAGCTTCCTCTTATTGATGATGAGGGAGGCAGGGAGGTTTCAACCCACTGGAATGGGGACTTCGTAACTTCAAGCATGGTGTTATTTTGCAACATGAATCAATTACTTCATTGTTAAAGAAGTCTAGTGAGCATGAATTGTCTAATAAGAAATCAACATGTTAAAATTCATTTGGTGTTTCACTTATTATAGCCATCAGCAAGGTTAAGCATGGCTTTCTAGCTTGTCATTCATGCTTGCCAAATTATAGACACAAAGCTAATCAAAGGGGACAGGGTGGGCCCATTctgaaattttttctattttaaagCTGATATTAGCAACTAAGAACATCTTGCCCTCCCACCATGTACAAGAAAATGATCCCCTTCATGACATGGATTTTATCAGTCATGGGGCAATAGACATGCTTAACAATCCATTAAGAAGAGGCTAGAAGGTAACGCACTCTTGTTATCCTGATCGATGCCACATACCCAGCCCTCAATTTTCTCAGCCCCCAACTCAAATCCTCCGAAAGAAGGAAACACCCAATAAGATTCCTAGTTTAATTTGATAACCTACGAAAGCATCTTTTTCCTCCGGACTCATTCCCCAACAGATAAACaccataataaaattaaatattttttttattgatcaatttatctatattcttATACCTCTATATATTACTAAATTAATTTTTCGATGGACAACACTAACctataaaatagaaaatagaCGAAAAAATTTATCCAcctatatgatgaaaaattattttaccatcaatcaataaaataatatttttatttcattcataaaatatctctaactcaataataataataataataataaaatattatattatattattatatattatattattattatacatAATAACACTTATATAGTAAAAGTTATTATGAAATATCTGGATAAATCTTAAtagtttatttgaaaaaatagtaatatatatgaagctaatttttaaaatataaacaattatttttttatttaaatattatttaaaaaatattatacagaaAAATATGAAGTCCTATATAAGTTTTGTACCCCAAAAAACTGGCCCTTTAGCTTGatgctacctttttttttttttttttttcccgctcTTCAAGCTAAACATCTAAGATAGTGTTTGATTGCCAAAAAtaagatagaataaaaatttatttcattttaaTCCTCTAAATACACTATGAAATGACATTGAGACCCATGAGTATAGTAATTCCAATGAAAAATACATTAGTTAcaccttatttttttatttaatctattttatatTGAACCATGAAATAGCTATccatcatgaaaaaaaattattttattttagattaaaaaataataatattttattttcaatggACCCGCAAATTTTCAACcaaatacaaaattaaaataaaaatagtaaatagaTATTATGGGGAATTGGTATACCTATTCCAGAAATACTATTTTGGCTACCAAACACTATCCTAATGCCTACGCGTGTCTAAACTCTCAAACAACATCATGGGCATAATCATAAAGGTTACGTAAATATGATTAGGTTGCAGAATTGACCATATATAGCTGATGACAAGGAAAATCTAATGAAAACATGGTAAGGAAAAGCTAATGAAAAGAAAACACCAAGTGCAATGACTTCATTTATCACAACCGCAAATAATCTGAAATCCAATAAGGGAGCTCAAAGATGGATGGACTGGATTGACTGAGCATTTGCAGACCAGAATGTTGCTCTCATTCTCAAAGCCTCCATATTGGACTGGACTGGCAACAAGAGCTAATCTTGGGGCCACTTGGAAGCCATGCTTTTAAAAAGCCTTTTGCTTTGGTCACCAGATTGATGCATGTATCCACTTGCAGACACTTCCAGGCTGGCCTTCCACAAACTTCATAATCATATAACCACCTACAATAACAATAAAAAATGCAAAAGAACGGTAAAATCAACAAAAGCTTGGATTCCAAGCTACCACCttgaaaaggagaagaagaaagaccAAAGAATTCAACAAATCATTTGTATTGTTTGATTATGGTAAAACATCTACAAATGTTTTCATAATTATATAGTTTAATATTGCAGTGCTATTAGAGGAATCATTCCATGCAAACCAAACTAATCGAAGGACTCGCAGAAACCCCATTCTCCTAATTGTGTTTAAGACAGTTTTGACGCAAAAAAGAGTTGTTAATGAACTTTTCCTCCAGCAAACCAGAAGAAAAGATATATCTTGGtagaataataaataaataactgcTATAAAATTGCATTGCTTAATAATGACGAAAATTTCACATTCCTGATCACTTAATGCTAAAAACAAGCAACTCTTTGTATTCAGATGAACCATGTTTGTTGACACACATAAAACCAAAAAGCATGAAAAAAGCTACCACAAAACGTGAGTTGCAGGAATCATGAACTTCACATGTTTCATAGATATTTCATTTGTACATCTGTAATTGATGATACTGAATCTGTGGATCATCAAATCAATTGCCTTTTTTTTTCACTCCGAGACACACATATTCTTCTGCAAAGTGATGAAAACGAAgtcttgatccattgaaaagatcaaATTAAGTGTTCCTGCGAGAGACATCAAACCAAGAACTTGTATCTCCATCAAAATGGCTAACCATATATTCCTTGTACCTCTTGACTATTTTAACCAATTCAAGAATCCGAACCTCTGAAAGCAATCACCTAAACAACAATTTTCAGAGTATTAGCTTCAAAACTGCAACCTTTAGAGGCATTGATCCAATCCCACAACCACAGAGAATCCTAAACCATATCTTCAACAAAGAAACAAGGGCTCCTCCACAATAACAAAGCCATCTTTTCCACCATACAACAGAAATGTGAGCCACAGCATCTTTTCTAGCCCATCCTTTTTCAAAACTTCAATGCCCCCACAGTGCACATGAAAGCAAAAGAAAAGAGACacaaaaaagataatgaaattcTCTCAACTCAAAACTTATACAGATTAAAAAAATGGTGCGACAAAAAAAGCTTAATTCATCCAaccaaaacttaaaaaaaaaaaaaaaaaaaaatgcaacaaACAGGGGGGAAGGCTTAATTCCAGGAATAACAATTCACATAACATCAAAATCCATGTAATCCAACTACCAATAGAATTCAATTATACAAGCACATATTAAAATTCATACATCCCAATTCCTGCAAGCTAATAGTTGATGTGTAAACAGCTAGATATCTAATCCCAACAACTGATTACAGGGTAAAACAAGTTGATATAAGGATGGAAACTGGaagggaaaaaaaatatattaggaatataaaattttaaaccttAGATCTTGATGATCTTAGCAGCTCTAACCACAGGGTTGGCCTTTGCAATCTCCTCTCTACCAGCCGCCTTGTAATCAAAAGAACAGTTATGAGTGTCGGAGTATCGGTGGCGGCCGCAGAAGAGATCGCCGCACCGGCACCGGAATCCGGTCAGCCCCACCCTTTTCCGGCAGGTGGAGCACCTGTTACTAAACCGAACGGGTGACTGAGGTTCCTCTTCGGGCTTTGGTGTGCTCGAGACCGCGGCGGCCGCTTCCGAGGCGACGGCGACTGTTGCCGAGGCCTCCGCGGCGGCAGTCACCGGCCTCTCGGGCCTCTGGACAGGTAATTCCTCGCAGGGTTTGCCGAATAAAGAAGAAGGCGATGATGAGGATGGAGGAGGGGACggtggagaaggagaaggggaagaagatGAGGAGGGTTTGAGGATCTCGGCCTCATCTTTGTCAAGATTACAGCTTTCCCGAGCCATTTGATTGCTataaagaaaatagaaaagatcCCAGAAAGCTCGAAAGGAGAATAGATCGAACGGAACCGAAGTGAGAACTGGATCACAAGGTCATAAACTAACACCAGAAAGTCTTATAAATCGTagaaaaaagagatttttgaGACTAGGATCGGGAAAAATACGAACTTTCCAGAGAAAATCGAACAGAAATCAAGAAAACGGGatttttttggctgatctaaaGCGAGAAATTTTAAAACAACAAAGATGAGCAAACAGAGAACGATGAACGAAAATTTCAACTAGGAATCCAAAAAAGGATGATTTTTTCCCGATTGAAATAATAAAACACGAAAAGTCGCAAGATGGGAGATTAATCTGCCGAAAAATCGAACCGAATCGAGAAAGAGCTCGAAGGAACCCTAAGAACGAAGAAGATTCCCCAAATTAGCCACAGAGTGTCGAACTTCTTCCCATTTTGAGAGAAATCGAGGACGCGGAGACCAAATAATCGAAGATTTGCTCCGAAAATGGCCGGAGATGGAACGAACTCGGTCGATCGGGCCGAGGAATCGGAGCAAATGTCGTGAGAATTCGTGGAAACAGGGGAGGAACAAGGGTAAAGGTAGGGGCCTCGAAGGTGGTGGagatagaaataaaataataaacgcaattaagtatataatttattaatttatataatataaggCAATAAATAAATGGTTGTGTAATCTTTGTGCACAAGCAAAAATTTATGGTCCCAAGGTAATGTTCAGAAGGACAATTTGGAGCGACCAATGATTGAACGGTTGCTGTGAATTTTGATGCACTTTGGATTCCTAATAGCCGTCTGATTTGTGGACCATCTATAAAGCAAGCGAATGCACAGCTGGGGGTCTCTGCTTGGTCCTGGTACCAGAAAAAAACACGAGAGGGAGGCCAGCAATGGTTTGGTTGCTTTGCcctcctctttttccttcttttaataaatatacatattattagttttattttatattcaatttatttttatttatatttaatttatttaaataaaaatatttatttttattaaatatataaaattatcgaTTGAAACAGTCCCACCAACTAAATAGTGAGTCGATCTAACCATGGACTAATATACATAACAATGaacaaaattaaataaaaatgaaAAGTGTGCAATGCACTTGTCTCCATGTGTATCCATTCTCGATGAATTTGATTGGActaaaaattttatggctattatataatattttacccTATGATGTATATAGGCATATgttatagataaaaaaatattttagattttaaaaaagatatttatatctaaattatttttaattatttttaaacaaaataaaaataaatattgagttaagaaatatttttttgagttagtattgtatttcaattttgtaCGGAGAAATCAAACAATGGAAGGAGGGTTTTGGTCAACAGTTATTAATATTTGGGTATTATATGTTAGTCGTGAAGGATATATTCTTTTTATAGATACATATCATGAAAAGTTagtcaatttttttattgatcaatttatccatattcttatatttttcataatCGATAAATTATTTTCTATGGATAACATTTATCTATCAAATGAGAAAAAATCTTATCCATCAAGAAGATGACTAAATCATTTTTCTatcaatagaaaaaataatttttttaatttattcttaaTATATCCTtaacttaataataaaaatataatataatataataatatatcataatatagtatataataataatataatataataatattattatatataataatatattataatataatataatatatataataaaattattatattattatatataataatatttatataatactataataatataagaataatataatatattttatatataataagatatactaatataatacaatatattatacatataattatatataatagtattatataatatatattatattatattaaaataaaatattaatattatataaatattatattatagtatattataatatataataatataatataatatttatataatatcatattatattattatatataataatatttatataataaaaga
Above is a genomic segment from Elaeis guineensis isolate ETL-2024a chromosome 1, EG11, whole genome shotgun sequence containing:
- the LOC105038652 gene encoding zinc finger AN1 domain-containing stress-associated protein 15; its protein translation is MARESCNLDKDEAEILKPSSSSSPSPSPPSPPPSSSSPSSLFGKPCEELPVQRPERPVTAAAEASATVAVASEAAAAVSSTPKPEEEPQSPVRFSNRCSTCRKRVGLTGFRCRCGDLFCGRHRYSDTHNCSFDYKAAGREEIAKANPVVRAAKIIKI